The Cucumis melo cultivar AY chromosome 5, USDA_Cmelo_AY_1.0, whole genome shotgun sequence genome has a segment encoding these proteins:
- the LOC103494267 gene encoding urease accessory protein F: MDDKHCHWSQWQLLDSILPTGGFAHSFGLEAAIQAQIVSSPEDLKTFVIHLLDNTGSLFLPFVYSATLSPDFETWKKNDRLLDAILTNEVSRKASVTQGSALMRVSAIVFSEISSLKAMREHLYGTGTVSFHHAPIFGLICGLLGWDGTMSQRAYLFITLRDVISAATRLNLVGPLGAAVLQHQLAQVAENVLKRWMNRPVEEACQAVPLLETVQGCHSYLFSRMFCS; encoded by the coding sequence ATGGATGACAAACATTGTCACTGGAGCCAATGGCAACTGCTCGATTCTATCCTTCCAACTGGTGGCTTCGCTCATTCATTCGGCCTTGAGGCTGCAATACAAGCTCAAATCGTCTCAAGTCCAGAAGATCTCAAAACTTTTGTGATCCATTTATTGGACAACACTGGAAGTttgtttcttccctttgtttaTTCAGCCACACTATCACCTGATTTTGAAACCTGGAAGAAAAACGACAGGTTATTGGATGCAATATTAACTAATGAAGTTAGTCGAAAGGCATCTGTTACGCAAGGGTCAGCACTCATGAGAGTTTCAGCAATTGTGTTTTCCGAAATCTCATCTCTGAAAGCAATGAGGGAGCACTTGTACGGGACTGGGACTGTGTCGTTCCACCATGCTCCTATCTTCGGGCTAATCTGCGGTCTACTTGGATGGGATGGCACAATGTCACAAAGAGCATATCTCTTTATTACCTTGAGAGATGTTATTTCTGCTGCAACGAGATTGAATTTAGTAGGACCTTTGGGTGCAGCTGTGTTGCAACATCAGCTTGCACAAGTTGCTGAAAACGTATTGAAGAGATGGATGAACCGTcctgttgaagaagcttgccAAGCGGTTCCTTTGTTAGAGACGGTACAGGGATGCCATTCGTACCTGTTTTCTAGAATGTTTTGTTCTTGA
- the LOC103494285 gene encoding uncharacterized protein LOC103494285 — MSSSSVITPEDVLESLMNDGTIDSLRLKIINQLKANEELKNTTIKMVEQSKVLNTPGAEKQTKRELFDALRQELEAPVLEKASKSVWELILDNNGLGKEINDTVEKVFCRLSGKEPPLFLPQNGDMPPVKETELEKGKGKEPEDNYHKEKSQPVRKRSFNDMNGKEENAVADGAGESLAVPEEHSRSP, encoded by the exons ATGAGTTCTTCTTCAGTAATAACTCCAGAAGACGTTCTGGAGTCGTTGATGAATGATGGCACTATTGATTCTCTCAGGTTGAAGATCATTAACCAGCTCAAAGCCAAT GAGGAGCTTAAGAATACCACCATTAAAATGGTAGAACAAAGCAAAGTCCTCAATACTCCTGGGGCAGAGAAACAGACCAAAAGGGAGCTATTTGATGCTCTTCGACAGGAACTCGA AGCACCAGTACTGGAGAAAGCCTCTAAATCTGTTTGGGAATTAATTTTGGACAACAATGGATTAGGCAAAGAAATAAACGACACGGTTGAAAAAGTATTTTGTCGATTGAGTGGCAAGGAACCTCCATTGTTTCTTCCTCAAAATGGGGATATGCCACCAGTAAAAGAAACTGAGCTCGAGAAAGGCAAGGGAAAAGAACCTGAAGATAATTATCACAAGGAAAAATCACAACCTGTTAGGAAAAGGAGTTTCAATGACATGAATGGCAAAGAGGAAAACGCTGTTGCTGATGGAGCTGGAGAAAGTCTAGCTGTACCTGAAGAACATAGTAGGTCACCTTAG
- the LOC103494301 gene encoding RNA pseudouridine synthase 1: MTDSSEPVTGNCPSTGENYPVPLSPPLPAISKNLELARAMAASSKSSLFALSANDVIYEDEWLIAVNKPQGIYCENVLAAVPRLLCDSANAGIKTNLPELHLANRLDRDTSGVMVITKSHKVASKLVKAFTDHTVSKSYIAFCVGTSPKWKKIHVKSGHGRSKFGVWRVYAAADVGRSLPGGSIVRDMETYFEVLSVNGKNTMEELQKFRKEEEETIVVHTKSLVDIDSQKDEVLIRARPRSGRTHQIRLHCQYLGIPIRGDVKYEGVTEWNGKTYDSHELHAESLYFVHPITGIPLKLQAPLPSWASQALQPQQQEVNSPQSFKTMP; this comes from the exons ATGACGGACTCATCGGAACCGGTGACCGGAAACTGCCCATCAACCGGAGAGAATTACCCGGTCCCCTTATCGCCTCCACTGCCGGCCATATCCAAGAACTTAGAGCTCGCCAGAGCCATGGCTGCCTCCTCTAAATCCAGCCTCTTTGCTTTATCGGCAAACGATGTTATATACGAAGACGAGTGGCTCATTGCCGTCAATAAACCTCAAGGAATCTACTGTGAAAATGTTTTGGCTGCTGTTCCTCGTCTTCTTTGTGATTCGGCTAACGCTG GGATCAAAACCAATTTGCCAGAGCTTCATCTTGCTAACCGCCTTGATCGTGACACAAGTGGGGTTATGGTTATAACGAAGTCACATAAAGTTGCTTCTAAATTAGTGAAGGCATTTACCGACCACACGGTTTCAAAATCATATATCGCCTTCTGTGTTGGCACATCTccaaaatggaaaaaaatccACGTCAAATCTGGTCATGGAAGGTCAAAGTTTGGGGTCTGGCGTGTCTATGCTGCAGCTGATGTGGGTCGTTCCTTACCTGGCGGTTCCATAGTCAGAGATATGGAAACATATTTTGAAGTACTGTCTGTAAATGGAAAAAACACCATGGAGGAATTACAAAAATTCaggaaagaggaagaagaaactaTTGTAGTCCATACAAAATCTTTGGTGGACATTGATAGTCAGAAGGACGAGGTCTTGATAAGAGCAAGACCTCGCAGTGGAAGAACTCATCAAATCCGACTGCACTGCCAATATCTTGGAATTCCTATAAGAGGGGATGTGAAATATGAGGGTGTTACAGAGTGGAATGGGAAAACTTACGATAGCCATGAGCTTCATGCTGAAAGCTTGTACTTTGTGCATCCTATTACAGGTATTCCTCTCAAACTACAAGCTCCTTTACCATCATGGGCCAGCCAAGCGTTGCAGCCCCAACAACAAGAAGTGAATTCTCCACAGTCCTTCAAAACTATGCCTTAA